A genomic segment from Neodiprion lecontei isolate iyNeoLeco1 chromosome 1, iyNeoLeco1.1, whole genome shotgun sequence encodes:
- the LOC107223906 gene encoding spermine synthase isoform X3, which yields MVVHTVLLDFTVSSNVISDVEKRSNLKTTISNVLGEHIGSLKPLTEMNIDESLLLLYTGVRGTLITVRAYPKGLVTVNIEYYKGDNEESLLNFETARDLETALLAAAAATRSHTLAPIKRGGHYERFYPTADERLLEYDIDKLVFEARSPYQKVQIVHSKSLGNMLVLDELQNMSEADMIYTDTLMQRDKENYTGKEIVILGGGDGGLLWELLKQKPQFVTMLELDEVVIKACSQHMRSICGDCLDKMKGDNYEIIVGDCVKTLKHMIEEGRQFDYVFGDLTDIPISPTPDGDAWDFIRLILNSSFKVLKPAGKFMTHGSAASCPDSLKMFEEVLSELPGPVTFTKAQAFIPSFYEDWVFYQVSLK from the exons ATGGTGGTACATACAGTGTTGCTGGATTTCACCGTATCAAGTAACGTGATCAGTGATGTGGAGAAACGATCAAACTTGAAAACTACAATTTCTAATGTCCTGGGGGAGCATATAGGCAGTTTAAAGCCACTGACTGAAATGAATATAGATGAAAGTCTTCTTTTGTTATACACTGGTGTAAGAGGAACTCTTATTACTGTACGAGCTTACCCTAAAGGCCTAGTAACAGTAAACATTGAGTATTATAAAGGGGACAACGAAGAGAGTCTACTTAATTTTGAG ACAGCGAGAGACCTGGAGACAGCATTGCTGGCGGCGGCTGCTGCCACCCGGTCCCACACGCTTGCCCCCATTAAACGTGGTGGCCATTATGAGCGATTCTATCCAACTGCCG ATGAAAGACTGCTTGAATATGACATTGACAAACTGGTCTTTGAAGCACGGTCACCGTATCAGAAAGTACAGATTGTTCACTCCAAGTCACTTGGAAACATGCTGGTTCTAGACGAATTGCAAA atatgtCAGAAGCAGACATGATTTACACAGACACGTTGATGCAGCGCGACAAAGAAAACTACACAGGGAAAGAAATTGTTATTCTTGGAGGGGGTGATGGGGGATTACTTTGGGAACTattgaaacaaaaaccacAATTTGTAACAATGCTCGAG cttGATGAAGTTGTCATCAAAGCATGTAGCCAGCACATGAGAAGTATATGTGGTGACTGTCTGGACAAAATGAAAGGTGACAACTATGAG ATCATAGTAGGTGACTGTGTGAAGACTCTAAAACACATGATCGAAGAAGGACGTCAATTTGATTACGTTTTTGGCGATTTAACCGACATACCTATCAGTCCAACACCTGACGGAGATGCGTGGGACTTTATTAGGTTGATATTAAATTCGTCTTTCAAAGTATTAAAACCGGCGGGAAAATTCATGACTCAC GGAAGCGCAGCGTCGTGCCCAGATTCATTGAAAATGTTTGAAGAAGTTTTATCCGAGTTGCCTGGTCCTGTTACTTTTACAAAGGCTCAAGCCTTCATTCCGTCATTTTACGAAGATTGGGTCTTCTATCAAGTTTCATTGAAATGA
- the LOC107223906 gene encoding spermine synthase isoform X1: MCSKKMVVHTVLLDFTVSSNVISDVEKRSNLKTTISNVLGEHIGSLKPLTEMNIDESLLLLYTGVRGTLITVRAYPKGLVTVNIEYYKGDNEESLLNFETARDLETALLAAAAATRSHTLAPIKRGGHYERFYPTADERLLEYDIDKLVFEARSPYQKVQIVHSKSLGNMLVLDELQNMSEADMIYTDTLMQRDKENYTGKEIVILGGGDGGLLWELLKQKPQFVTMLELDEVVIKACSQHMRSICGDCLDKMKGDNYEIIVGDCVKTLKHMIEEGRQFDYVFGDLTDIPISPTPDGDAWDFIRLILNSSFKVLKPAGKFMTHGSAASCPDSLKMFEEVLSELPGPVTFTKAQAFIPSFYEDWVFYQVSLK, translated from the exons ATGTGT tcaaaaaaGATGGTGGTACATACAGTGTTGCTGGATTTCACCGTATCAAGTAACGTGATCAGTGATGTGGAGAAACGATCAAACTTGAAAACTACAATTTCTAATGTCCTGGGGGAGCATATAGGCAGTTTAAAGCCACTGACTGAAATGAATATAGATGAAAGTCTTCTTTTGTTATACACTGGTGTAAGAGGAACTCTTATTACTGTACGAGCTTACCCTAAAGGCCTAGTAACAGTAAACATTGAGTATTATAAAGGGGACAACGAAGAGAGTCTACTTAATTTTGAG ACAGCGAGAGACCTGGAGACAGCATTGCTGGCGGCGGCTGCTGCCACCCGGTCCCACACGCTTGCCCCCATTAAACGTGGTGGCCATTATGAGCGATTCTATCCAACTGCCG ATGAAAGACTGCTTGAATATGACATTGACAAACTGGTCTTTGAAGCACGGTCACCGTATCAGAAAGTACAGATTGTTCACTCCAAGTCACTTGGAAACATGCTGGTTCTAGACGAATTGCAAA atatgtCAGAAGCAGACATGATTTACACAGACACGTTGATGCAGCGCGACAAAGAAAACTACACAGGGAAAGAAATTGTTATTCTTGGAGGGGGTGATGGGGGATTACTTTGGGAACTattgaaacaaaaaccacAATTTGTAACAATGCTCGAG cttGATGAAGTTGTCATCAAAGCATGTAGCCAGCACATGAGAAGTATATGTGGTGACTGTCTGGACAAAATGAAAGGTGACAACTATGAG ATCATAGTAGGTGACTGTGTGAAGACTCTAAAACACATGATCGAAGAAGGACGTCAATTTGATTACGTTTTTGGCGATTTAACCGACATACCTATCAGTCCAACACCTGACGGAGATGCGTGGGACTTTATTAGGTTGATATTAAATTCGTCTTTCAAAGTATTAAAACCGGCGGGAAAATTCATGACTCAC GGAAGCGCAGCGTCGTGCCCAGATTCATTGAAAATGTTTGAAGAAGTTTTATCCGAGTTGCCTGGTCCTGTTACTTTTACAAAGGCTCAAGCCTTCATTCCGTCATTTTACGAAGATTGGGTCTTCTATCAAGTTTCATTGAAATGA
- the LOC107223906 gene encoding spermine synthase isoform X2 → MCSKKMVVHTVLLDFTVSSNVISDVEKRSNLKTTISNVLGEHIGSLKPLTEMNIDESLLLLYTGVRGTLITVRAYPKGLVTVNIEYYKGDNEESLLNFEQWRYLEADVALALNSQRSKRLPPVRRGTIYDLYLTLSDERLLEYDIDKLVFEARSPYQKVQIVHSKSLGNMLVLDELQNMSEADMIYTDTLMQRDKENYTGKEIVILGGGDGGLLWELLKQKPQFVTMLELDEVVIKACSQHMRSICGDCLDKMKGDNYEIIVGDCVKTLKHMIEEGRQFDYVFGDLTDIPISPTPDGDAWDFIRLILNSSFKVLKPAGKFMTHGSAASCPDSLKMFEEVLSELPGPVTFTKAQAFIPSFYEDWVFYQVSLK, encoded by the exons ATGTGT tcaaaaaaGATGGTGGTACATACAGTGTTGCTGGATTTCACCGTATCAAGTAACGTGATCAGTGATGTGGAGAAACGATCAAACTTGAAAACTACAATTTCTAATGTCCTGGGGGAGCATATAGGCAGTTTAAAGCCACTGACTGAAATGAATATAGATGAAAGTCTTCTTTTGTTATACACTGGTGTAAGAGGAACTCTTATTACTGTACGAGCTTACCCTAAAGGCCTAGTAACAGTAAACATTGAGTATTATAAAGGGGACAACGAAGAGAGTCTACTTAATTTTGAG CAGTGGCGATACTTGGAAGCAGACGTTGCTTTGGCTCTGAACAGCCAGCGCAGCAAACGCCTGCCACCCGTAAGACGTGGAACCATATATGATCTCTACCTGACACTATCAG ATGAAAGACTGCTTGAATATGACATTGACAAACTGGTCTTTGAAGCACGGTCACCGTATCAGAAAGTACAGATTGTTCACTCCAAGTCACTTGGAAACATGCTGGTTCTAGACGAATTGCAAA atatgtCAGAAGCAGACATGATTTACACAGACACGTTGATGCAGCGCGACAAAGAAAACTACACAGGGAAAGAAATTGTTATTCTTGGAGGGGGTGATGGGGGATTACTTTGGGAACTattgaaacaaaaaccacAATTTGTAACAATGCTCGAG cttGATGAAGTTGTCATCAAAGCATGTAGCCAGCACATGAGAAGTATATGTGGTGACTGTCTGGACAAAATGAAAGGTGACAACTATGAG ATCATAGTAGGTGACTGTGTGAAGACTCTAAAACACATGATCGAAGAAGGACGTCAATTTGATTACGTTTTTGGCGATTTAACCGACATACCTATCAGTCCAACACCTGACGGAGATGCGTGGGACTTTATTAGGTTGATATTAAATTCGTCTTTCAAAGTATTAAAACCGGCGGGAAAATTCATGACTCAC GGAAGCGCAGCGTCGTGCCCAGATTCATTGAAAATGTTTGAAGAAGTTTTATCCGAGTTGCCTGGTCCTGTTACTTTTACAAAGGCTCAAGCCTTCATTCCGTCATTTTACGAAGATTGGGTCTTCTATCAAGTTTCATTGAAATGA